Proteins encoded within one genomic window of Formosa agariphila KMM 3901:
- a CDS encoding GLPGLI family protein, whose protein sequence is MFFIIFLTSLSIQTQNKYVIQHTFTYRLTYQSDSTDVYAKQSEDMLLLTNDEVSIFLSENTYLKDSILLDIKNKPAAEIGMLDISRFPKTQFHFKILKEKKEDSITVYDKIYTDNFEYKEQKNGMKWSITTDTLSINGLKCQKATTYYGGRNYEAWFSNEIPISDGPYKFSGLPGLIVKISDLKNHYVFELIAKSDMNLIYSNLKPGKDLFITTKPIYFEKLKDYKKNIIERIAQSGFTIKDDYKEGVKQKLKKRNNPIEL, encoded by the coding sequence ATGTTCTTTATTATTTTTTTGACCTCTCTAAGTATACAGACTCAAAATAAATATGTTATACAGCATACATTCACTTATAGGCTAACATATCAATCAGATTCTACAGATGTTTATGCCAAACAAAGTGAAGACATGTTGCTCTTAACTAATGATGAGGTTTCAATATTTCTAAGTGAAAACACTTATTTAAAAGATTCAATACTTCTTGATATAAAAAATAAGCCTGCCGCAGAAATTGGTATGCTAGATATTTCAAGATTTCCAAAAACTCAATTTCATTTTAAAATATTAAAAGAAAAGAAAGAAGATAGCATAACTGTTTATGATAAAATATATACAGATAATTTTGAGTATAAAGAACAGAAGAATGGAATGAAATGGAGTATAACCACCGATACGTTATCAATAAATGGTCTTAAATGTCAGAAGGCTACGACCTATTATGGGGGTAGAAATTATGAAGCTTGGTTTTCTAATGAAATCCCAATCTCTGATGGACCGTACAAGTTTAGTGGTTTACCTGGTCTCATTGTTAAGATTTCGGATTTAAAAAATCATTATGTATTTGAATTAATTGCTAAATCTGATATGAACTTAATTTATTCAAATTTAAAACCAGGAAAAGACCTTTTTATTACAACCAAACCCATCTATTTTGAAAAGTTAAAAGATTACAAGAAAAATATAATAGAAAGAATAGCACAATCGGGTTTTACAATAAAGGATGACTATAAAGAAGGGGTGAAACAGAAATTGAAAAAAAGGAATAACCCAATTGAATTATAA
- a CDS encoding OmpA/MotB family protein — protein MNYKLIVSVLSIMVATTSCVAPRVYKDLETRHDALKQENQSLMDENAELSAAKTQLEGDLAELQTNYDKTLAQRDRLQNDFDALKSNHQHLQDSYEALEKNSSESIAKNVQQNRELLAQLEAKEQALAAENNRLEELKKELQSRSNRVAELERVIAEKDATMLALKDAISRALTDFEGQGLTVEQRDGKVYISMENKLLFSSGSWAVGTEGRRAVEQLGSVLSVNPDIAVLIEGHTDDVPYKGNGQLSGNWDLSTKRATAIVNILRENKGINPENLTAAGRGEYAPIASNSTAEGRAKNRRIEVILTPKLDEISKLLNEI, from the coding sequence ATGAATTACAAATTAATAGTATCGGTATTATCTATAATGGTTGCAACCACATCGTGTGTAGCGCCTAGAGTTTATAAAGATTTAGAAACGAGGCATGACGCTTTAAAGCAAGAAAATCAATCGTTGATGGATGAGAATGCTGAATTATCTGCTGCTAAAACGCAATTAGAAGGAGATTTGGCAGAACTTCAGACAAATTACGATAAAACATTGGCGCAACGCGACCGACTTCAAAATGATTTTGATGCGTTAAAATCTAACCATCAACATTTACAAGATTCTTATGAGGCTTTAGAAAAAAATAGCTCAGAATCTATTGCTAAAAACGTACAGCAAAACAGAGAGTTATTAGCGCAGTTAGAAGCAAAAGAGCAAGCTCTAGCTGCAGAAAATAACAGATTAGAAGAATTAAAAAAAGAACTACAATCCCGTTCAAATCGCGTGGCGGAATTAGAACGTGTTATTGCAGAAAAAGACGCGACTATGCTTGCGTTAAAAGATGCGATTTCTAGAGCCTTAACCGATTTTGAAGGCCAAGGGTTAACTGTAGAGCAACGTGATGGAAAAGTCTATATTTCTATGGAAAACAAACTCTTGTTTAGTTCGGGAAGTTGGGCTGTAGGTACAGAGGGGCGTAGAGCAGTAGAGCAATTAGGAAGTGTGTTATCTGTAAACCCAGATATTGCGGTACTTATAGAAGGCCATACAGACGATGTGCCTTATAAAGGTAACGGACAATTATCTGGAAACTGGGATTTATCGACCAAACGCGCCACGGCTATCGTGAATATTTTAAGAGAAAATAAAGGGATAAATCCAGAGAATTTAACGGCAGCAGGTCGCGGAGAATATGCGCCAATAGCCTCAAATTCAACTGCTGAAGGGCGTGCTAAAAACCGTAGAATAGAAGTGATTTTAACTCCTAAGTTAGATGAAATATCTAAACTTTTAAATGAGATTTAG
- a CDS encoding exodeoxyribonuclease III: MKIISYNVNGIRAALKKGFLDWLISANPDVICLQEIKANEDQLDLDIFAEAGYPYNYWFSAQKKGYSGVAILSKIKPNHVEFGTGIESMDFEGRNIRADFDDVSVMSLYLPSGTNLARLEHKFEYMAMFQDYVTELKKEIPNLIICGDYNICHEAIDIHDPVRNKNVSGFLPVEREWIGTFMDSGFIDSFRHFNKEPDHYSWWSYRANARNNNKGWRIDYCLVANHLESRLKRAVILPEAKHSDHCPILVEVD; encoded by the coding sequence ATGAAGATAATTTCTTATAATGTTAACGGTATTCGTGCCGCCCTTAAAAAAGGATTCTTAGATTGGTTAATAAGTGCAAATCCAGATGTTATTTGTTTACAGGAAATTAAAGCCAATGAAGACCAGTTAGATTTAGACATTTTTGCAGAAGCAGGATATCCATATAACTATTGGTTTAGCGCACAAAAAAAAGGTTATAGTGGTGTTGCTATTTTAAGTAAAATTAAACCAAATCATGTAGAATTTGGCACAGGAATTGAATCAATGGATTTTGAAGGACGTAACATTCGTGCCGATTTCGACGACGTGTCTGTAATGAGTTTATACTTGCCTTCTGGGACAAACTTGGCGAGGTTAGAACATAAATTTGAGTATATGGCGATGTTTCAAGATTATGTTACCGAATTGAAAAAGGAAATTCCTAATTTAATTATTTGTGGTGATTATAATATTTGTCACGAAGCTATAGATATTCATGATCCTGTGAGAAATAAAAATGTCTCAGGATTTTTACCTGTAGAACGCGAATGGATTGGTACGTTTATGGATAGCGGATTTATAGATTCGTTTAGACATTTTAACAAAGAACCAGACCATTATAGCTGGTGGAGTTATCGTGCTAATGCTAGAAATAATAATAAAGGTTGGCGAATAGATTATTGTTTGGTAGCTAATCATTTAGAATCGCGATTAAAGCGTGCTGTTATTTTACCTGAAGCCAAGCATAGTGACCATTGTCCTATTTTAGTTGAAGTAGATTAA
- a CDS encoding glycine--tRNA ligase: protein MANQDDQFKKVISHAKEYGYVFQSSEIYDGLSAVYDYAQNGVELKKNIRDYWWKAMVQMHENIVGLDAAIFMHPTTWKASGHVDAFNDPLIDNKDSKKRYRADVLIEDYCAKIEAKIDKEVAKAAKRFGDAFNKEEFLSTNGRVVGYQEKIDGILARMGKSLGEENLADVKALIEELEIADPLTGSRNWTDVKQFNLMFGTKLGASADSAMDLYLRPETAQGIFVNFLNVQKTGRMKIPFGIAQTGKAFRNEIVARQFIFRMREFEQMEMQFFVKPGTQKEWYEEWKQTRLKWHLSLGMGADNYRFHDHDKLAHYADAAADIEFKFPFGFKELEGIHSRTDFDLSQHEKHSGKKLQYFDHEENKSYVPYVVETSIGLDRMFLAVFSNSLVEEELENNTTRTVLKLPAVLAPVKAAILPLVKKDGLPEVARKIVEELKWDFNVVYDEKDAVGRRYRRQDANGTPFCITVDHDTLEDNMVTIRHRDTMEQTRVKIEDLHDIIKQEVDVRTWLMKM from the coding sequence ATGGCAAATCAAGATGATCAATTTAAGAAGGTAATTTCTCATGCAAAGGAATACGGTTATGTGTTTCAGAGCAGTGAAATTTACGACGGTTTAAGTGCAGTATACGATTATGCACAAAACGGTGTGGAGTTAAAGAAAAATATACGCGACTATTGGTGGAAAGCCATGGTACAAATGCATGAAAATATTGTGGGCTTAGACGCAGCAATCTTTATGCATCCAACCACTTGGAAAGCTTCTGGCCATGTCGATGCCTTTAACGATCCATTAATAGATAATAAAGACTCTAAAAAGCGCTATAGAGCCGATGTTTTAATTGAAGACTATTGCGCAAAAATAGAAGCTAAAATAGATAAAGAAGTAGCCAAAGCCGCAAAACGTTTTGGTGATGCATTTAATAAAGAAGAGTTTTTAAGTACTAACGGACGTGTTGTAGGATACCAGGAAAAAATTGACGGTATTTTAGCACGTATGGGGAAATCTCTAGGTGAAGAAAACTTAGCAGATGTAAAAGCTTTAATTGAAGAATTAGAAATAGCAGATCCTTTAACAGGTTCTAGAAACTGGACCGATGTTAAGCAATTTAACTTGATGTTTGGTACTAAATTAGGTGCATCTGCAGATTCTGCAATGGATTTATATTTACGTCCAGAAACAGCTCAAGGGATTTTTGTTAATTTCTTAAACGTTCAGAAAACGGGACGTATGAAGATTCCTTTTGGAATTGCACAAACAGGAAAAGCGTTTAGAAATGAAATTGTTGCAAGACAGTTTATTTTCCGTATGCGTGAGTTTGAACAAATGGAAATGCAATTCTTTGTAAAACCAGGAACTCAGAAAGAGTGGTACGAAGAGTGGAAGCAAACACGTTTAAAATGGCATTTATCGTTAGGGATGGGTGCAGATAATTATCGTTTCCACGATCACGATAAATTAGCACATTACGCAGATGCAGCAGCAGATATAGAATTTAAATTCCCGTTCGGATTTAAAGAATTAGAAGGAATTCATTCACGTACAGATTTCGATTTAAGTCAGCACGAAAAACATTCAGGAAAGAAATTACAATATTTCGATCACGAAGAAAACAAGAGCTATGTGCCTTACGTTGTAGAAACGTCTATTGGTTTAGATCGTATGTTCTTAGCTGTATTCTCAAACTCGTTAGTAGAAGAAGAATTAGAGAATAATACAACACGTACTGTTTTAAAATTACCAGCGGTTTTAGCTCCTGTTAAAGCAGCCATTTTACCACTGGTTAAAAAGGACGGTTTACCAGAAGTAGCTCGTAAAATTGTAGAAGAATTAAAATGGGACTTCAATGTGGTTTACGATGAAAAAGATGCTGTTGGAAGACGTTACCGTAGACAAGATGCAAACGGAACTCCGTTTTGTATTACTGTAGATCATGATACGTTAGAAGACAATATGGTTACAATTCGTCATAGAGATACGATGGAACAAACACGAGTAAAAATTGAAGATTTACACGATATTATTAAGCAAGAAGTAGATGTACGTACTTGGTTAATGAAAATGTAA
- a CDS encoding ComF family protein, producing MFLGSMFKALFNIFFPKVCYSCMTILADGEATLCTTCRHHLPVTQFHFNNNDSVSKVFYGRVQVENATALLRFEKKGITQKLIHQLKYKGQEPIGTFLGDWLGGELQTLDAYKTIDVVIPVPLHKTKLKKRGYNQVAKFGQQLALALNAAYIDDVLIKITNVNSQVSKNRLSRWTNSEVIFSVQHLEKIDNKHILLVDDIITTGATMEACANLLLSAKNVKISIAAMAIA from the coding sequence ATGTTTTTAGGTTCTATGTTTAAAGCGTTATTCAATATTTTCTTTCCAAAAGTATGCTATAGCTGCATGACTATTTTGGCCGATGGAGAGGCAACGCTATGCACAACGTGTAGGCACCATTTACCTGTTACTCAATTTCATTTTAACAATAACGACAGCGTTTCTAAAGTGTTTTACGGAAGAGTTCAGGTAGAAAATGCTACTGCCCTACTGCGATTCGAAAAAAAAGGAATAACTCAAAAACTCATACATCAATTAAAATATAAAGGTCAGGAACCCATTGGCACATTTTTAGGCGATTGGCTTGGTGGCGAATTACAAACTTTAGATGCTTATAAAACCATTGATGTTGTAATTCCCGTTCCGCTACATAAAACCAAACTTAAAAAACGTGGCTATAATCAGGTGGCAAAATTTGGTCAGCAATTGGCTTTAGCTTTAAATGCAGCGTATATTGACGATGTTTTAATAAAAATAACGAATGTAAACTCTCAAGTTTCTAAAAACAGATTAAGTCGATGGACAAATTCTGAAGTCATTTTTAGTGTTCAGCATTTAGAAAAAATAGATAACAAACACATTTTACTAGTAGACGATATAATAACCACGGGAGCCACCATGGAAGCCTGTGCTAACTTATTACTTTCTGCTAAAAATGTTAAAATAAGCATCGCTGCAATGGCAATTGCTTAA
- a CDS encoding Ig-like domain-containing protein — protein MSKTLSNFLFIGILCLFIANCANRGNPSGGPKDVTAPEITKSVPKNYTTNFSGNEIRIYFNEYVKIKNLSKQLIISPPMETQPEITPLGSASKYITIKIFDTLAPNTTYAFNFGNSIEDNNEGNPFPYFKYVLSTGDYIDSLSVAGIIQDATLKDPENFVSIGLYEIDSTFSDSIIYKEKPKYVTSTLDSITTFVLENIKAGTYLLAAMKDENQDFKFQQKSDKIAFIKEYITVPKDTIYRLKLFKEDLDFKSFKPRLISKGKVAFGYEGDYENMSIEFLSEKPADFEEVVTKNQETDSLMYWYRPQLETDSIKFKIAYKNTAIDTFSVKITDKYQDSLTVKGSVNGQINFNEDFVLSATTPIKSLNASYISLIDKDSTVVPYTTKMDTLNNNIRFLFEKNENSKYRLQFLPGAITDFYDDKNDTLQYIMQTKAYDDYPNVRVLPRNAVYPIIVQLTSAKGEVKYEQYSTEAAPIDFTYLKSGKYLLRVIYDENGNKKFDTGSYLKKIQPERVSYYPEEIEVRTGFDSEYEFILK, from the coding sequence ATGAGTAAAACGCTTTCAAATTTTTTGTTTATAGGTATACTGTGTTTATTTATCGCCAACTGTGCCAATAGAGGAAATCCGTCTGGAGGACCAAAAGATGTAACAGCTCCGGAAATCACAAAATCGGTACCTAAAAACTACACAACAAATTTTAGCGGGAACGAAATTAGAATCTATTTTAACGAATACGTTAAGATTAAAAATCTAAGTAAGCAGCTTATTATTTCGCCTCCTATGGAAACACAACCAGAGATTACCCCTTTAGGAAGCGCGAGCAAGTACATTACTATTAAAATTTTCGACACGCTTGCTCCTAACACCACGTATGCTTTTAATTTCGGGAATAGCATTGAGGATAACAACGAGGGAAATCCGTTTCCGTATTTTAAATATGTGTTATCTACAGGCGATTATATCGATTCTTTATCTGTAGCAGGAATTATTCAAGATGCCACTTTAAAAGATCCTGAAAATTTTGTATCGATAGGTTTATATGAAATTGATTCTACCTTCTCAGATTCTATAATTTATAAAGAAAAACCTAAATATGTTACTAGTACATTAGATAGTATTACCACTTTTGTTTTAGAAAATATTAAGGCAGGAACTTATCTTTTGGCAGCCATGAAGGATGAAAATCAGGATTTTAAATTTCAACAAAAATCAGATAAGATTGCTTTTATTAAGGAATACATTACTGTACCAAAAGACACCATTTATCGCTTAAAATTATTTAAGGAAGATTTAGATTTTAAATCTTTTAAACCGCGATTAATTTCTAAAGGAAAAGTCGCGTTTGGTTATGAAGGAGATTATGAAAACATGTCTATTGAATTTCTTTCTGAAAAACCTGCAGACTTTGAAGAAGTAGTTACTAAAAATCAAGAAACAGATTCTTTAATGTATTGGTATAGACCACAACTTGAAACAGATTCAATCAAGTTTAAAATTGCTTACAAGAACACTGCAATTGATACTTTTTCAGTTAAAATAACAGATAAATATCAAGATTCTTTAACGGTAAAAGGAAGTGTAAACGGGCAAATTAATTTTAATGAAGATTTTGTTCTGTCGGCAACAACACCTATAAAATCATTAAATGCATCCTACATTTCGCTTATAGATAAAGATTCTACCGTAGTGCCATACACTACAAAAATGGATACGCTTAATAATAACATTCGATTTTTATTTGAAAAGAACGAGAACTCGAAATATCGTTTACAATTTTTACCAGGTGCGATTACCGATTTCTACGACGATAAAAACGACACACTACAATATATTATGCAAACCAAGGCTTACGACGATTATCCTAATGTGCGCGTCTTACCTAGAAATGCCGTTTACCCAATAATTGTTCAATTAACTTCGGCAAAAGGCGAGGTAAAATACGAACAATATAGTACCGAAGCGGCACCTATAGATTTCACGTATTTGAAAAGCGGAAAGTATCTCCTTCGCGTAATTTATGACGAAAACGGAAACAAAAAATTCGATACAGGGAGTTACCTTAAAAAAATTCAGCCTGAACGTGTAAGCTATTACCCTGAAGAAATAGAAGTACGAACGGGCTTCGATTCGGAATATGAATTTATTCTAAAGTAA
- a CDS encoding amidohydrolase, whose product MNDHLQIALIQTDLIWENPKANRENIQALVLSIPDAIDVVVLPEMFTTGFTMNAEKHAETLSGESVSWMKQLAHKKQAALMGSLILKEDGHYFNQLVFVYPNGDLKTYKKRHTFTLAGEHKVYTAGTERTIVDYKGWKLFPLVCYDLRFPVWSRYNNDYDVLFYVANWPVPRTSAWDALLKARAIENMCYCVGVNRVGEDEKGHMYSGHSAVYNALGDTVSEFNENEIGYRIVVLKKEDVVNTRRKFKFLNDRDAFTLE is encoded by the coding sequence ATGAATGACCATTTACAGATAGCGCTTATTCAAACCGATTTAATTTGGGAAAACCCTAAGGCTAATCGCGAGAACATACAAGCGCTTGTGTTGTCTATTCCCGATGCCATAGATGTTGTTGTACTGCCTGAAATGTTTACCACAGGGTTTACAATGAATGCTGAAAAACACGCTGAAACGTTGTCTGGCGAATCGGTGTCTTGGATGAAACAATTGGCACACAAAAAACAGGCTGCTTTAATGGGAAGCCTTATTCTTAAAGAAGACGGTCACTATTTTAATCAATTGGTATTTGTGTACCCTAATGGCGATTTAAAAACATACAAAAAGCGTCATACATTTACTTTGGCTGGAGAGCATAAAGTATATACAGCAGGAACAGAACGCACTATTGTAGATTATAAAGGCTGGAAACTTTTCCCGTTGGTCTGTTATGATTTACGTTTTCCCGTTTGGTCGCGCTATAACAACGATTACGATGTTTTATTTTATGTTGCAAATTGGCCCGTTCCACGAACATCTGCTTGGGATGCTTTATTGAAAGCACGTGCAATAGAAAATATGTGTTATTGTGTAGGTGTAAATCGTGTTGGTGAAGACGAAAAAGGGCATATGTATTCAGGGCATTCTGCTGTTTATAATGCGCTAGGTGATACCGTTTCTGAATTTAATGAAAACGAAATTGGGTATCGTATTGTTGTTTTAAAGAAAGAAGACGTTGTTAATACCAGACGTAAATTCAAATTTTTGAATGATAGAGATGCCTTTACTTTAGAATAA
- a CDS encoding S46 family peptidase, protein MRLIKLLVLFISIQVSAQQGGMWIPSLLQGMNENDMESLGSKLSAKDIYDVNNSSLKDAIGHFNGGCTSEVISKQGLLLTNHHCGYGQIQSHSSLENDYLKDGFWAKNLKDELPNNGLYVEFIVRIEDVTAQVLEGVTKDMTAKEKQAKTDGNSNRIQSATKKEEWQNTKIKSFFKGNQYFLFVTERFNDIRLVGAPPTSIGKFGSDTDNWVWPRHTGDFSLFRIYADKNNRPAEYSENNKPYKPKHFLPISLDGISEGDFTLVFGFPGTTQEYLPAVAIKEITEQLNPSNIAIREAALKVIDAKMKESDVIRIQYASKQARIANAWKKWIGENQGIKKSNAIEKKKAEEAAFTEALKTKNLESEYGHILPELEKQYETFAPVDVKRSNFVEIFVRTNELMSMMFRLSQLEAAATKGDDVFNEAKAATQDRIKSTLKNFNTEVDKGVFEAIMPFYTKDVDVSIYNKTAFTNLERALSVLEGTPTEVVEKLNNDAAYAYAKPFIIDFYTTIEPDFQEKNNSINTLETAYMKALMEVVPSERYYPDANSTLRVTYGQVRGYAPRDAVYYNPVSYLDGVMEKYIPGDYEFDVPQKLQDLYTSKDYGRYADANGKLPVCFLGTNHTTGGNSGSPAIDAEGNLIGLNFDRVWEGTMSDMNYDPEICRNIMVDVRYILFIVDKYAGAERLIKEMKLVHPKK, encoded by the coding sequence ATGAGATTAATAAAACTTTTAGTTCTTTTTATTAGCATTCAAGTCAGTGCACAACAAGGTGGTATGTGGATTCCCTCGCTCTTACAAGGGATGAATGAAAACGATATGGAAAGCTTAGGAAGTAAACTTTCTGCCAAAGATATTTACGATGTTAATAATTCTAGTTTAAAAGACGCTATCGGTCATTTTAACGGTGGCTGCACAAGCGAAGTTATTTCTAAACAAGGTTTACTTTTAACCAATCACCACTGCGGGTACGGACAAATTCAATCGCATTCGTCTCTAGAAAACGATTATTTAAAAGATGGCTTTTGGGCTAAAAATCTTAAGGACGAATTACCAAACAATGGTTTATACGTTGAGTTTATTGTGCGTATTGAAGATGTAACCGCTCAAGTGCTTGAAGGCGTTACTAAAGATATGACAGCAAAGGAGAAACAAGCTAAAACCGATGGAAATAGTAACAGAATTCAATCAGCTACTAAAAAAGAAGAATGGCAAAACACAAAGATAAAGTCCTTTTTTAAAGGCAACCAGTACTTCTTATTCGTTACCGAGCGATTTAACGATATCCGTTTAGTTGGTGCGCCTCCTACGAGTATTGGAAAATTTGGTTCGGATACAGACAACTGGGTTTGGCCAAGACATACTGGAGATTTTTCATTATTCAGAATTTATGCTGATAAAAACAATCGTCCAGCAGAATATTCAGAAAACAATAAACCTTACAAGCCTAAACACTTTTTACCAATTTCTTTAGACGGGATTAGCGAAGGTGATTTTACTTTAGTTTTCGGATTCCCAGGAACAACACAAGAGTATTTACCTGCAGTAGCCATTAAAGAAATTACAGAACAATTAAACCCTAGCAATATTGCTATTCGCGAAGCCGCTTTAAAAGTGATTGATGCCAAAATGAAAGAAAGCGATGTAATCCGCATTCAATACGCATCTAAACAAGCCCGAATTGCAAACGCTTGGAAAAAATGGATTGGCGAAAATCAAGGGATTAAAAAAAGTAATGCTATTGAAAAAAAGAAGGCTGAAGAAGCCGCTTTTACTGAAGCTTTAAAAACAAAAAACTTAGAAAGCGAATACGGTCACATACTGCCTGAACTCGAAAAGCAATATGAAACGTTTGCTCCCGTAGATGTTAAACGTAGTAATTTTGTAGAAATTTTTGTTAGAACTAACGAATTGATGTCTATGATGTTTAGATTATCGCAATTAGAAGCTGCAGCAACTAAAGGTGATGATGTTTTTAACGAAGCTAAAGCCGCTACTCAAGATAGAATTAAAAGCACACTTAAAAACTTTAATACAGAAGTAGACAAAGGTGTTTTTGAAGCTATAATGCCTTTTTATACTAAAGACGTAGATGTTTCTATTTATAATAAAACTGCATTTACTAATCTGGAACGTGCACTATCAGTATTAGAAGGCACACCAACAGAAGTAGTTGAAAAACTAAATAACGATGCTGCTTATGCCTATGCTAAACCATTTATTATTGATTTTTACACAACTATAGAACCTGATTTTCAAGAGAAAAACAACTCGATAAACACTTTAGAAACGGCATACATGAAAGCCCTTATGGAAGTTGTACCTAGCGAACGTTATTATCCAGATGCTAACAGCACGCTTCGTGTTACATACGGTCAAGTTCGTGGTTACGCTCCTAGAGATGCTGTGTATTACAATCCGGTATCGTATTTAGATGGCGTTATGGAAAAATATATTCCTGGTGATTATGAATTTGACGTTCCACAAAAACTTCAAGATTTATATACAAGTAAAGATTACGGGCGCTACGCCGATGCTAACGGAAAATTACCTGTGTGTTTCTTAGGAACCAATCATACAACTGGAGGAAACTCAGGAAGTCCCGCTATAGATGCTGAAGGAAATTTAATCGGATTAAATTTCGACCGCGTATGGGAAGGCACAATGAGTGATATGAATTACGACCCAGAAATCTGTAGAAATATTATGGTCGATGTACGTTACATACTATTTATTGTCGATAAATATGCTGGTGCAGAACGCCTAATTAAAGAGATGAAATTGGTTCATCCTAAAAAGTAA
- a CDS encoding tetratricopeptide repeat protein, giving the protein MILYKTNSFGYSILRHNTIKTVYLVAFIFLNVIHLNAQDQYKDSNTGIDTVFTELKNRLDKANQDKNDVAIMNSHIQLANFYLQLGLENEAIKHYHDALEKSTKKDTTAIYIGNKMSNIYLSLKQYENAKSYLTKSLSIAEQLDFKKGKAECFGLLGSVAEKEANYTLALKHQEESLTIYKTLSDSTGLATTYENIGSIYEDLQQYDNALKYFLKAHSLSNNIPTYNQINILNNIGDAYRKMMKSEEALPYTLLALQQARTSKTTHQEESALKDLALNYADLDDYKTAFDYIILYQDLNKKETEHKDTELVRSLQILYEVEEHEAEVKLLNKQNEVNKIRQNIILLASTFIILMLLGWFLHFRKRKKQQSKIQHYKNELLQANIDKKTQEEIALQRENTIKTSALTNYSLHLAHKNKMISDITRTLNNIKDRNSVLIKSKIETLIKDIDLDISQEQEWTEFINFFEQIHPHFSQNLKKDVTKELTASELRLCVLLRLNLSSKEIASILRITPDSVRIARYRLRKKLPIDSKEDLQVFLLNL; this is encoded by the coding sequence ATGATTTTATATAAAACCAACAGCTTTGGCTATAGTATTCTGCGACATAACACCATTAAAACAGTATACCTAGTCGCATTTATTTTTCTCAACGTTATTCATCTTAACGCACAAGACCAATACAAAGATTCTAATACTGGTATTGATACCGTTTTTACTGAATTAAAAAATCGGTTAGATAAAGCTAATCAAGACAAAAACGATGTTGCTATAATGAATTCACACATCCAATTAGCTAATTTCTATTTGCAATTGGGTTTAGAAAACGAAGCCATAAAACATTATCACGATGCCTTAGAGAAGAGTACAAAAAAAGATACAACAGCTATTTATATTGGAAACAAAATGAGTAACATCTACCTCTCTTTAAAACAATATGAAAATGCGAAATCTTATCTAACTAAAAGTTTATCGATAGCAGAACAACTGGATTTTAAAAAAGGAAAGGCTGAATGTTTTGGATTATTAGGTAGTGTGGCAGAAAAAGAGGCCAATTACACATTAGCCTTAAAGCATCAAGAAGAAAGTTTAACTATTTACAAAACACTTTCCGACAGTACTGGCTTAGCTACTACTTACGAAAATATTGGAAGTATTTATGAAGACTTACAACAGTACGACAATGCGTTAAAATACTTTTTAAAAGCACATTCACTCTCCAACAATATCCCGACGTATAACCAAATAAATATTCTCAATAATATAGGAGATGCGTACAGAAAAATGATGAAATCTGAAGAAGCACTTCCTTACACCTTACTAGCGCTTCAACAGGCTAGAACATCAAAAACTACACATCAAGAAGAATCTGCGCTTAAAGATTTAGCATTAAACTATGCCGATTTAGACGATTATAAAACCGCTTTCGATTACATAATTCTGTATCAGGACTTAAACAAAAAAGAAACGGAACATAAAGACACAGAATTAGTTCGTTCGTTACAAATACTTTACGAGGTTGAAGAACATGAAGCCGAAGTAAAACTTCTGAATAAACAAAACGAAGTAAATAAAATTAGACAAAACATTATTTTACTAGCGAGCACCTTTATAATACTCATGTTATTAGGTTGGTTTCTACATTTCAGAAAACGTAAAAAACAGCAATCGAAAATTCAACACTATAAAAATGAGCTTTTGCAAGCAAATATAGATAAAAAGACACAAGAGGAAATTGCTTTACAAAGAGAGAATACTATAAAAACGTCGGCTCTTACCAATTACAGTTTGCACTTAGCACATAAGAACAAAATGATTTCGGATATAACTCGAACATTAAATAATATAAAGGACAGAAATTCTGTACTGATAAAATCTAAAATTGAAACGTTAATCAAAGACATCGATTTAGATATTTCTCAAGAACAAGAGTGGACAGAATTCATTAATTTCTTCGAGCAAATCCATCCTCATTTTTCTCAAAACTTAAAAAAGGATGTTACAAAAGAATTAACAGCGTCCGAATTAAGATTATGTGTGTTATTAAGGCTTAATTTATCGTCTAAAGAAATTGCATCAATACTTAGAATAACCCCTGATAGTGTGAGAATTGCACGCTATAGACTCCGAAAGAAACTTCCAATCGACTCAAAAGAAGACCTTCAAGTCTTCCTCTTAAACTTATAA